The DNA window TGGCTATCTTTTCGATGTCACTGTCGGTACGCCTCCCCAGAAACTTACGATGCTGAGCGACATGACATGGATGGCTCTCTTTGTGCGATCTGGGCGATGTCTCGGCGAATTCAATCCTGGCCTATGTGcaggacaacaacaaccattCTTCAACGAGCGTGACTCGGAATCATTCAGCAATGCCTCTTTTGCTCAGACGACGTGGCCCATCACCGCCTTTGCGCCCAACTTCACCGTAGACTACGGACGAGATGAGGTGTGCATTGGACATCTCTGCAACAGCGATACACTTATGCAGGTCTCCAACTTCCCGTATCCTGCAAGTGTCGTGCCTGCAGTCCCGTTCGGGGGCATCTTCGGCTTGGCCCCTCCGCCATCCAAGCGGGCCGAAACATCAGAACCTGCCAACTACCAGGCATGGCGGAAGGGCAACATGGGGCCACTGGTTGGCTGGCACACGTGCGCCACCCTGGCCTCAACGTCGAGCTGTCAAGGGGGTGATGCCCAGCTCGTCTTTGGAGGTACAGATACTGCCATGTATGACACCAAGCAGCTGCAGTCGTATGGGATCCAGAATCCAGAATGGCTCAGCGACGCGTTCTACCCGGTTACGCCCCCTCGCAGCAACTACTGGAGTGCTCCACTTACGGGCATGTGGGTCGAAAGTAATGGGAAGAAGTCAAAGAACTATGCCGTCCCATTCAAGTATGTCAAGAGTGGTAAAACGACACCCCCCCTGGCTGTTGTGGACGAAGGATCTGAAGGACTGGGAGCTCCACTCTCTCTCAACGGTTACAAGTACCTTGTCAGCAAGACTGGTGCCAAGCCGGCCTCCACCGCTGTCATCGAAAAGATCCTGAGTCAGGGATCGACAGGATACAACACCGACAAACAGGACTGGTACACTCTATCGTGCAACGATCTGGACAGACATCCTGATCTCGTCTATGAGCTTGATGGAGGGAAAAAGTACACGATTTCTCCAAAGGATTACGTAGCGCGCCTGGAGAACATGTCTGGGTCTGTTTGTTATCTCAATGTTAATGTGTGGAAGTATGGGCGCACGAACGCTGGAGATGCCAAGGTCGTTCTCTTGGGTAGGGCATTTCTGAAGAGGCATTATCTTGTGCTTGATTTTGAGGATCGCACTTTTGGTCTTGCGCCGCTTCGTACGAAGTAATTGCTTTCTCTGATTCTTGTGTCATAATTACTTTTGTATATAATCATTCAGTTGTTCTGTCTATATTTTATGTTTTGATGTcgaatttatttttatttcttatatgaAGTTGACTTTTAGAAGTGTTTGTTTTATGTTGTAAAGTGTTGATCTGTTCATCTATCTAGAAGAAATGTGTATGTTTTGTCCAGCTAAACAAGAGAAGACCTATTCACCGCCAAGACGCCTCTTCTCAATCAGGTTAGGTTCTCCAAAAACCTCCTTGACGTCATCATTCTCAATCGTGGTCAAATACCAAGTCAAAACATTTGGGAATTGCTTCCTCATGGGCTCATCCACGACGTGCATAAACCCCCACAGAAGAGATGAAGCACCAGTCAGGTCAGCGAGTGTCAATTGGCTCCCTACGAGTCGAGTGCCAGACGACAAGTGCTTCTCCAACACAGTCAGCGCGTATTCCAGGCGCGTCAATGCCTTGGTCTCAGTAGTTTGATCAAAGGGGGCCATTCCGACTCTCCACATAACGAGGTCCAAAATAGCTGGGTAAACCTCATCAGCGAAGAAGGAAATCCACTGCTGAATCTTTGCTGATGTCACAGCGTCCTCACCAAGGAGTTGACCAGCACTAGGTCCGGATTGGGAAACATATCTGGCGATTGCGTCTGACTCAGCTAGACAGAACCCGTCAGCTCCCTCGAAGGCTGGGACTTTGCCAGCTGGAAACTTGGTGAGAAACTCAGTGGACTTGTTAGTCACAAAGTGTTGGTAAGGGGGAACCTCGATCTCAAGGTTGTTGAGTTTGGCTGCGGCCAGGATCTGTATAGGGTAACCTTGAGTCAATTGAGAACAGTAGGGGAATGGGAAGTAAAGCTCACCTTGAAGACTCTGCCGTTTGGcataaaagaataaagtgTTCCAAATGGTGCCATAGTTTCTGGAATGTGTATTATGGTTGATTGATTGTGAACGTTTGTAATGCTTGAGCAGTAACTAAATGATTTGAAGACACAACTATTCATGCTTTAACCTGAATTACATGCTCACAGTCTTGGCAGTTCTAAAACCCTCCGACCCGGGTCCACCATCAGATGATTACTAGTGCTTGTCCTCAGCCCTGCAGCAGTATCCCTGCGCCTGTATTCATGACTCACCCCCTGTAATACAGACACCCATGTCCGGGCATCTACACCCAGCGAAGATCCTACGAACCAACACCCACGTACCTGCATTGCACGCCATTTTGATCCTCCGGAGAATTAGGCCGTATGACTCAATCCGGTCTCCCGTATCTGTATCTATCCTACGCTTGACCAAACAGATTGTTTCTGGTCCGATTACCCCAGCATGGTCCCCCCATACCAGCGGCAGGCAGACATCTCGCTTACTCTCCACTTGTCTCGGATATGCGGGTTCCATGATAGATTCTATCAATCTCGGATACACGTGGCTACAATTGGAAGTCAGCCTTGGTGGGCGATTTTATGGTAAGATAACCAAGGAATGTAGGATCGCCTCATCCGGTGTGTCTAGGTAAACGCCATTACTGATCAGGTAATTCATTTCTCGCCAAGCGCATAATTCTAGTACAGTTATTCTAGTAGAGTAACGTTACTAGGAAGAAGGCTGAGACAGGACCAAAGCGTATGGGTCTAAGTCATAATATCTTACAGTCTACATGGGTACTAAGTTTGTGAGAACAAGTTTAGACTAAACATAGAGTAAGATTGAAAATTTCTAAAATAGGCATCTCGTCACAACAACTGCCGATCAGCCTTTATAGCGCGTCCCGCTTGATCCCAAAAGTGCCGTCTAGCCATGAGAACATTTTCTGGTGAACCACAGCCAAAGCGCCAATTTTAGCCTGCAAACCACCGCCCTCCACTCCCTTGCCAATCCACAAGTGCTTATCATTGGACCCCAACGAGGTTAGCTCTTCGAAAATAGGGCTCGAGTTCAGGTCGGGCGTGAAGTAGAATGAATCTGCCGCGCCAGTGATCAAAGTGGGACACTTGATCTTGGAGAGGTAACCTCCCTTGAGTGATATCTGCTGCATCACACGGAGGACATCAGCCGGGGTATCTACCCCAAAGACCCATTTTCCGTGACCGAATTCCCATGCGATCTGGAAGTTGACGGCTGTGAGGCGGTCAACGACCCAGTTGAAGATGCCGTCGCTTAACCAACCGGATACCCACCCATTGATGAACCAGGGTGGCATACGACTGCGAGTGATCTCGAACAGATCGTAGGGCCCATCACAAGAGACGCATGCCTTGATACGAGGATCGACAGCAGCGCGCAGTGACAGATAGCCGCCCAATGAGGCCCCAAAGATTGCGAGACGATCAAGATCCAGATCGTAGTCAGAAGCGACTTCATCTGTGACAAAGTCCAAAACTTGGCTGACTACCGATTCCCAGTCAGGTCGAAGGCTCAGCTTCCCCACACGCAGAGGAAGACCTTGGCCAGGACCATCGAAGCTAAAGACAGCATAGCCTCGAGGAAGGGCACCAGCAGCACCGTAAAAGTAAAGCTCTTCTTGGGTAGAGTCAAAACCACCCGTCTGAAGAACCAGTGGGATCTTGCCAGGTAGTCTGTGCTGAGGGGCAGGGACGTATAATCGTCCTGGTAGTTTGATGTCTTTGTCGTATGGGATATCAAAGTTCTTGACAGTGGCATCTAGCAAAACCCATCCTTTATCGAAGGCTTCAACACTGGCCTTTGAAGAAGATAGGATGCGTGGATCATTGGGTGTACAATGCAGGAGGAACTCGCTAGCACGCCAGTAATTGGCTGAGCGGATGTAAGCCCAGCATGCTCCTGTCTTGTCAccgacagcagcagcctcctcAGCTAGAGCCTGTGCCTTTTCGGCTTGTTCTCTCCAGGCCTTGTACCAGCTTTCTGGGTCGCCATCTTTGATACGACTGGCAGTGGCGAGGCATTCTCCGACTTCGGCACCCTGGAAGGGAACAGTACCAAGGAGACGTAGGAATTCGAAATTGAAAAAGTCAGAGGGAAACACTTTGTGCATGATGGGCAATTGTCAGTAGACAGAGAACACTGAAGAAATGGTGAAGTCTTGTGAATCTGAGGGCGAATGCAAAGTCCTCAAAAACCCCACGAGTACGTAGATGTAGGCGAATGTCGATGGCTAGCCGTAAACACGAATAGACTATTTCGGCATATTACACGGCAAGCTAGCATCTGATGATAATGCCGGCTTGGCAGATCCTACGGTCAGCGCCGCCACCCGGTGTGTGGCAGTAAAGTACGATCTTTGCTTACGGTGTGAGGATTTCATCGCCCCATTCATAAATGTATGtatagaaagaaagaggaatAGACTAGAAATCAAGTAGAAAAAGAAGGTGGTAAGGGGTGTTGCGAATCCTTCAGACATGCAGGATCTCCACCCTTGTCTGACCAAGAAAGTCCACAAAATACGGAGCAAAGACTACGTACTGTCAGAGTTGCTGATTGGTGATAGTAGGCGATGCTTCGAATTACACTTATACGATCGAGTCTGGAGTCAATCATCAGAGAAGCTCTCCAGCATCTATCGTTATTCCACTATTCAACATTCAGCGAAGACTATCTTCAACATTTTCTGACTATCAGACTCTACCATAATGTCTAGTCAATCGTTTCCTAAAGAGCCTATTGCCATTATTGGCACTTCCTGTCGCTTCCCAGGCGGCGCCAACACCCCCTCCAAACTATGGGATCTTCTCATTGAGAAGAGAGACGTTCAATCACCCATCCCTCCTGAACGTTTCAACGTTGATGCTTTTTACAGCAGCAACGGGGACAAGAATGGATGTACCGACGTAAAGAAGGCGTATCTATTGTCCGAGGATATTCGCTCGTTCGATGCCTCATTCTTCAAGATCAACCCTCGTGAGGCTGAGGCCATGGACCCTCAGCAGAGGCTCTTGCTTGAGGCTGTATACGAGGCAACAGAGACAGCTGGACTGCCGATGGAGGACCTGAAAGGATCTGACACTGCTGTCTACGTTGGGTGCATGACTGGAGATTATCATGAGATGCTCATGCGTGATCCTCAGGATATGCCCAAGTACATGGCAACTGGCACAGCCCGCAGCATTCTCTCCAACCGAATCTCTTACCTCTTCGACTGGAAGGGTCCATCTATGACTATCGATACGGCATGCTCTTCCAGTCTTGTCGCGGTCTATGATGCAGTCACAGCTCTCCGCAATGGGGTCTCTCGTATCGCCTGTGCAGGAGGTGTTAACCTCATCCTTGGTCCTGAAATGATGATTTCAGAATCCAAACTGCACATGCTTTCCCCAACAGGCCGAAGTAAGATGTGGGATGCATCAGCCAACGGTTACGCACGAGGTGAGGGTGTAGCAGCCCTCATGATGAAGACCTTGTCACAGGCCTTGGCCGATGGCGACCATATTGAGGGAATCATCCGAGAAATCGGAGTAAACTCAGATGGACGTAAGTAGTCTGACTATGAAGATTTAGACAGGACTAACCTCTTCGTAGGCACCAATGGAATTACCCTTCCAAGCCCTGATGCCCAAAAGGCACTTATCAGGCAAACCTACAGAAATGCTGGTCTTGACGTATTCAAAGATCGATGTCAGTTCTTTGAAGCGCATGGAACCGGTACCCCTGCAGGAGACCCTCTTGAAGCCCGCGCGATCCACGAAGCCTTCTTCAGCAGTGGCGACATTGTGAACGAGCCCATGTATGTCGGCTCTGTCAAGACAGCCATCGGCCATCTTGAGGGATGTGCTGGTCTTGCTGGCATGATCAAGGCTCTTGAAGCCGTCAAGAGAGGCATCATCCCACCGAACCAGCTATTTGAGAACTTGAACCCAGCTGTCAAGCCTTATACTTCTAACTTGAAGCTTCCTGTTGAATCACAGCCGTGGCCCAAGTTGGTTGTTGGGTCGTCCAGACGCGCTAGTGTCAACTCATTCGGATTTGGCGGTACAAATGTTCACGCCATCATTGAGAATTACGATGATACATCTCCACAAGCATCGGTCAATGATGTTATCTCTACTCCGCTCGTACTATCAGCGAACAACGACCTTTCACTACGAGCTCAGATCTCTCAACTTGCTCAGGTTCTTCAGAATGCCGAAAGCCACCAAGTTGAGAGTATCTTATACACCTTGGCCCACAGACGCTCCCAACTCCCTCTCAGGACCTTCTTCTCTGGACATGACTTGCAGAGCCTCCaagagaagctgaagattGCTACGGCAGAGGATGCTGTTCTGCCAACTGCCAAGCAGGATGTTCCACTAAGCCCAACTCCGCGCATCTTGGGTGTCTTTACCGGCCAAGGTGCTCAGTGGCCTACCATGGGAAGGGAGCTCTTGAAGTCTTCACCTTTTGCCAGAAGTTTGATGAAGTCTCTTGAAGAGTCTCTAGCCAGTCTACCAGAGCCTCCTTCATGGACGCTTACAGAACAGATCATGGCCGACAAAGACACCTCCCGCTCAAGTGAAGCTGCCATCTCACAGCCTCTCTGCACCGCTGTCCAACTCATGGTTGTTGAGCTACTGCGCAAAACCGGCATCAACTTCGATTGTGTCATTGGTCACTCTTCTGGCGAGATTAGTGCCGCTTATGCTGCTGGATTCCTTTCCCTCCATGATGCTATCAGGGTCGCATACTTCCGTGGTGTCTGTGCCAAGCTTGCCGGTGGAGCAAACGGCGCTCCAGGATCTATGATGGCTGTTGGTCTCTCCTACGAGGAGGCCTCGATCTTTTGCGAGGAGAACTTCCTTGGGCTCGTTGACGTGGCTGCTAGTAATGCTCCCACTAGTACCACTCTCTCGGGAGATAAGGCGAGCATCGAGGAGGCCAAGGTACTGCTAGATCAGCAAGGCACTTTTGCTCGTGTGCTTCGAGTTGACACTGCCTATCATTCTCATCACATGCACCCTTGCGCTGAGCCATATCTTGATCTACTCCAATctgccaaggtcaaggctctACCTGGCAATGACTCTTGTGAGTGGTACTCAAGTGTCTTGGGTGAACGTATCGATGCATCACTTCACAGTGAAGCGTTAGCTGGCGAGTACTGGGTCGAGAACATGATCAACCCTGTCCTATTCTCCGTGGCTTCGGAACTCGTCGCTGGCGCTACACTGACTTGTCATGTCGCTCTCGAAGTTGGACCTCATCCTGCTCTCAAAGGTCCTTTCAATCAGACCTACAAGCGTGCCACCGGATCTCAACTATCGTACCAGGCTACCTTGTCTCGAAACATACATGATGTGGCGGCCTTGAACGATACCCTCGGCTTCGTCTGGTCTCAACTTGGCAAGAGCTCTGTCGACTTTACTTCCTACGCTCAAGCCTTTTCTGCATCCACTAACACAACTCTTACAACGGGTCTTCCTCCTTATCCTTGGGATCATACGCAGTCGTTCTGGAGAGAATCTAGAAAGTCGCTCAAGTACCGGCAACGTGCTCACCCACCTCACCCTCTGTTAGGTGTGCGATCCGTGGAGGATCCTGGTGATAGCCTGCGATGGTTGAACCATCTACGCCTTGAAGATGCGCCCTGGCTTGATGGTCACAAGGTGGAGGGTCAAGTTGTGTTACCAGCCGCTGCTTATTTGGTCATGGCCATGGAGTCTGGTCGTGCTATCGATGAGACTAAAGAGGTTCAGCTTATTGAACTGACTGAAGTCCACATCATGAGTGCCATTCAATTGGGGCAGGACTCGCAAGCCATTGAGACTGTCTTTAACCTCGAGGTTGGAGATCATCAGTCGAGCTATGCGATCGCTACATGGTCGTTGTCAACACCTTTGCGCGATGGCAACTGGAAGTGCAACGCCAAGGGACAGCTTCGTGTTGAGTTTGGCTCTACTCAAGgtgcttctcttcttcctacACGAGTCAAGCCTATCGCTTCTTTGACATCTGTAGATGTTGAGAGGTTCTATAGCTCATTGACAAGTATTGGCCTTGAGTACACTGGCGAGTTCAAGCATCTCGACAGCATTGAGCGACAATTGAGTTTCGCATCAGCTCGCGCACGACAAATCGCTCCAGAGTTCGCAGCAATGATTCATCCCGCGCTTTTGGACGCCGCGTTTCAGTCCATCTTTGCCGCCTACTGCTGGCCCGATGATGGAAGTCTCCAAGCACCATTTGTCCCCACCTACTTCCGCAGTCTTCGTATTGTCAACACAAGTCAGCTTCGACACGGCGATGAGTTGGTTATTGACTCTTTCTTGACAAACACGAATGAGCGCGAGCTTACTGCAGATATGGATGTCTTTGAGGCTAGCAATGACGAGCCTGTGTTGCAACTTGAGGGATTGACTTGTACTTCCCTCCTTCGACCTGGTCCCAGCAATGCGAAGGAGCTCTATACCAAGACTGAGTGGGAAGTTGACATCTCCAGCGCAATTGCAACTACAGAGACAGAAGAAGCGGACACGGCATCTGACTTGGAGCTTGTCGATCTCTGCGAGCGCCTCTCTTACTTCTACCTGAGAGAACTCAACAACGCCGTCAGCCGCGATGAGGTTCCCAAGTTTGATTGGCACTACCAGCGCATCTTTGAGTGGATTGATCATCTCTTCCCTTCTATCCAATCTGGCAACCATCCCACTATCAAGAAGGAATGGTCGTCTGACTCTCGCGATTGGCTTATGCAACAATCATCCAAGTTCCCCGGTCGCATCGATCTCCAACTTATCCAAGCTGTTGGAGAGAACCTTCCCGCAGTCGTCCGTAAGCAGACAACTATGTTGGAACACATGGTCAAGGACGATATGCTGAACCGTATCTATAAGTATGGTCTGGGCTTTGAGAGGGCCAACGTCTACCTTGGTCGCATCTCCAAGCAGCTTGCTCATCGCTATCCCCGAATGAACATTCTGGAGATTGGCGCAGGTACGGGAGGCGCTACAAAAGGTATTCTCGAATCCCTGGGTACGACCTTTGACAGTTACACATTCACCGATATCTCCACTGGCTTCTTCGAGGCAGCTGCCGAGACCTTTGACCATTGGGCTGCCAAGATGATCTTCAAGCCCCTCAACATTGAGAACGAGCCTACAGAGCAAGGCTTCCCTGAGGGACACTACGACTTCATCATCGCTTCCAACGTTCTTCATGCTACGAAGTCGCTTGAAGTGACCATGAAGAACACCCGAAAGCTTCTGAAGCCCGGTGGTCAGCTTCTTCTGTTGGAGGTTACAAGTGATATTGTGCGTGTCAAGCTCATGATGTCTGGCCTCTCAGGTTGGTGGCTTGGAGGTGACGATGGACGTCGCTATGGACCAACAATCCCCGTTTCCCAATGGGATTCCTTGTTGAAGCAGACCGGTTTCTCGGGAGTTGATAAGACTGTCAATGACTTTGTGGACGACGAGAAGTACATGACATCTGTTATGTTGTCACAGGCTGTCGATGACAGAATGCAGCTTTTGAGACAGCCTCTTGCTACCTCCGGAGACTGGCTCTCGTCGCACTCCATCACCATAGTTGGTGGCAAGCACAACAACATGTCAACAGAGATGGTGAAACTTCTCAACCATATCAGTGGGATCCCCGAGAACCTGATCAACTGCGTTGAGAGCTTTGAGCAGCTCACGTCATCTGACATCCATCTTCGTTCAGCTTTGGTGCTGGAAGATCTTGATGAGCCCATTCTCAAGAACCTGACTGATGACAAGCTCCGTGGAGTTCAAAAGCTCATGAATGAGTGCCGTCAGGTACTCTGGGTCTCAAGGGGATGCCAGAGACAAGATCCGTTTGCCAACATGTCTATCGGAATGTGTCGCAGCTTCGGTTCTGAGTACCCTCACATCAACTTGCAGCACGTCGACGTGGAAGGTGATGTCACAGAGCACACTTCATCTTCTCTTGTGAAAGCCTTCCTTCAATTGGTGTACCGAGGGTCTCTCAAGTCTGACGACATTGTCTGGTCCATCGAACCCGAGTTGATCCTGCGAGATGATCAATGGTTTATCCCACGTGTCAAGTCTGATCAGGCTCTCAATGACCAGCTCAACGCCAGTAAGATGACTCTTCAGACGAAGAAGTCTCCTGCTAGTGATACGATTGAGATCCAGCAGCGACGCAACCAGTTCGTCCTTGTTGAGCCAGtgccttctctttctctctccaGCTCTTCATCGCCAGTCGATATCACTGTCACACACTCGCTTCTTTACCCTTTCAAGCTTGGTCAGAAGTCTTCAGGATATCTCTGCCATGGATACACTGTTAGCGAACCCAGGACACGAGTTCTAGCTGTATCTGGAACCAACCGGTCCAGGATCTCTGTCCCTCCGTTCTTTGTGTGGGATTTATCTGCCAATGATGGCGAGCCTGCCAGCCTTTTGCACAAGACTGCATTCGCAATTGCGGCTGAGAGGGTCCTGGGAGACGTTGTTAGTGGCTCGACTGTACTGATCCATGAGGCAGATGACTTCATCGGGGCTGCTCTTCGATGGAGGGCCGCggatcttggccttgaggtcGTTTTGACCACGTCCGACTTTAGCAAGGCCAAGTCGGGCGATGTGACCTTTGTACACGCTCTGGCACCTGAGCGTGTGTTGAAGCAGGTCATTCCCCAAGGCACCAAGATGATCGTAGATCTTTCTGGTAGGGACTGCGATACTATCGAGTCTCCTTTCAGAAGGTTCATCTCGCCCTATGCTAGGGTAGTTCAGCTGCAAGACATCATCGATAGCCAACCACAAGGGGTTGAAGACCCGATCATTCACGGAGTTCGCGACGCGATTCGCTCGTCCCTCAACGTGAACGCAATTGCACCGGTCACTGCGATCGCTGATTTGGCCAACAAGTCAGTGTCTCTCAAGGACTACGCCACTGTGGTTGACTTCTCTACCGACGCTGCCATTTCCGCTGTGATCCAGCCTCTTGACGGTACTCGCCTCTTCCGATCAGACAAGACATATCTTCTCATCGGCTTTACCGGAGGTCTTGGAAAGGCTCTCTGTCGATGGATGGTTTCATGCGGCGTTCGTCATATTGCTTTGACTACTCGCAATGTCGACGCTATCGACAAGGTTTGGTTAGAGGAGCTGCAATTGCAGGGAGCCCAAGTCAATCTCTTCCAAGCTGATGTTAGTGAGAGTGACGCATTGACAAAGGTCTATAAGCAGATTGTTGAGCAGATGCCTCCCATTTGCGGTGCTGCCAATGCTGCTTTGCTTCTGTCTGATCGCACTTTCAGTGAGCTCAAGGTCCAGGACTTCCTCAAAGTCTTCGGACCAAAGGTCAAGGCTACCCAGAACCTTCATGACCTACTCAAGGACCAGAAGCTTGACTTCTTTATCATGTTCTCGTCTTTGGCCAGCGTTGTCGGCAACCGTGGTCAGGTCAACTATGCTGCTTCAAACCTGTTCATGAGCGCCATCGCCGAACAGCGCCGTGCTCAGGGTCTTGCTGCCTCTGTGATGCATATTGGCATGGTTCTTGGTGTTGGCTATGTGTCTTCCACGGGCGCATATGAAGCTACTCTCCGCAGTTCCAACTACATGGCTATTTCGGAGACTGACCTGCGAAACATGTTCTCCCAAGCCATTCT is part of the Fusarium poae strain DAOMC 252244 chromosome 4, whole genome shotgun sequence genome and encodes:
- the FUS3 gene encoding mitogen-activated serine/threonine-protein kinase fus3; the protein is MAPFGTLYSFMPNGRVFKILAAAKLNNLEIEVPPYQHFVTNKSTEFLTKFPAGKVPAFEGADGFCLAESDAIARYVSQSGPSAGQLLGEDAVTSAKIQQWISFFADEVYPAILDLVMWRVGMAPFDQTTETKALTRLEYALTVLEKHLSSGTRLVGSQLTLADLTGASSLLWGFMHVVDEPMRKQFPNVLTWYLTTIENDDVKEVFGEPNLIEKRRLGGE
- the FUS4_1 gene encoding Secreted aspartic protease fus4 (SECRETED:SignalP(1-20)~MEROPS:MER0011998), which encodes MLADATILAVLLGALVPAHAAALTLEHRSPSPGNSIAVPAYWDVYGYLFDVTVGTPPQKLTMLSDMTWMALFVRSGRCLGEFNPGLCAGQQQPFFNERDSESFSNASFAQTTWPITAFAPNFTVDYGRDEVCIGHLCNSDTLMQVSNFPYPASVVPAVPFGGIFGLAPPPSKRAETSEPANYQAWRKGNMGPLVGWHTCATLASTSSCQGGDAQLVFGGTDTAMYDTKQLQSYGIQNPEWLSDAFYPVTPPRSNYWSAPLTGMWVESNGKKSKNYAVPFKYVKSGKTTPPLAVVDEGSEGLGAPLSLNGYKYLVSKTGAKPASTAVIEKILSQGSTGYNTDKQDWYTLSCNDLDRHPDLVYELDGGKKYTISPKDYVARLENMSGSVCYLNVNVWKYGRTNAGDAKVVLLGRAFLKRHYLVLDFEDRTFGLAPLRTK
- the FUS2 gene encoding cell fusion- protein, yielding MHKVFPSDFFNFEFLRLLGTVPFQGAEVGECLATASRIKDGDPESWYKAWREQAEKAQALAEEAAAVGDKTGACWAYIRSANYWRASEFLLHCTPNDPRILSSSKASVEAFDKGWVLLDATVKNFDIPYDKDIKLPGRLYVPAPQHRLPGKIPLVLQTGGFDSTQEELYFYGAAGALPRGYAVFSFDGPGQGLPLRVGKLSLRPDWESVVSQVLDFVTDEVASDYDLDLDRLAIFGASLGGYLSLRAAVDPRIKACVSCDGPYDLFEITRSRMPPWFINGWVSGWLSDGIFNWVVDRLTAVNFQIAWEFGHGKWVFGVDTPADVLRVMQQISLKGGYLSKIKCPTLITGAADSFYFTPDLNSSPIFEELTSLGSNDKHLWIGKGVEGGGLQAKIGALAVVHQKMFSWLDGTFGIKRDAL